One Methanomassiliicoccales archaeon genomic region harbors:
- the dapA gene encoding 4-hydroxy-tetrahydrodipicolinate synthase, which translates to MFYGCATAIITPFRQDGSIDEEGLRELINFQEEQGIDAIVPCGTTGESATLSHEEHIRVIEIVVDQARKAKVIAGAGSNSTQEAIFLSKAAKDLGADAILSISPYYNKPTQRGIYEHYEKIARSVDIPIIIYNVPSRTSSNIEVATVAKLAEISNIVGIKEASGNIVQVMSIIAQTPKSFTVFSGDDILTFSMMTLGAKGVISVASNVAPLMVKKMVDCLLSGKWEDARHLHYKLMPLFRTLFIETNPIPVKTALRLMGKPAGVFRLPLCDMSGANLEILKNTLRELGISIGDQ; encoded by the coding sequence ATGTTCTATGGTTGTGCAACCGCTATCATCACACCATTTAGGCAGGATGGAAGTATAGATGAAGAAGGGTTGCGCGAGCTTATAAATTTCCAAGAGGAACAAGGTATAGATGCTATAGTGCCGTGTGGTACAACTGGGGAATCGGCGACACTTTCTCATGAAGAGCACATTAGGGTTATAGAAATTGTTGTGGATCAGGCCAGAAAAGCTAAGGTAATTGCGGGGGCTGGAAGCAACTCTACTCAAGAAGCGATTTTTCTTAGCAAGGCAGCAAAGGATTTAGGAGCAGATGCAATACTTTCCATATCGCCTTATTACAACAAACCCACTCAGAGAGGAATTTATGAACATTATGAGAAAATTGCAAGATCAGTTGATATCCCCATTATCATCTACAATGTACCCAGCAGAACTAGTTCTAATATCGAAGTGGCTACTGTAGCTAAACTTGCTGAAATTTCGAACATAGTTGGAATAAAAGAAGCGAGTGGAAACATAGTTCAGGTGATGAGTATAATCGCACAAACCCCAAAGAGTTTCACTGTCTTCTCAGGAGACGATATCCTCACATTTTCAATGATGACACTGGGTGCAAAAGGCGTCATTTCGGTTGCATCAAATGTTGCTCCTTTAATGGTTAAAAAGATGGTCGATTGTCTACTTTCTGGCAAATGGGAAGATGCTCGCCACTTGCATTACAAATTAATGCCCTTATTCAGGACATTATTCATCGAAACAAATCCTATCCCAGTCAAAACTGCCTTAAGACTTATGGGAAAGCCAGCTGGGGTATTTAGATTGCCTCTGTGCGACATGAGTGGAGCCAATCTCGAAATTTTGAAAAACACACTACGTGAGCTGGGCATAAGTATTGGAGATCAGTGA
- a CDS encoding orotate phosphoribosyltransferase-like protein, with the protein MVDVRELAERAMAYKEKGLSEREIADELHLSIDTVKYLLEEGSAGLLPPSDVKIGWRSIGVFGNRISMMSEILADIIIEELDKREVSADVVLGIAINGVSFATIISDMLGMELAVYKPPAERGKKGGAFSSNFASVEGKNVIIVDDVISTGATLQEAIKDIRETGGKPILAVVIVNKSSLNEIDGVPLRGIIRARSMGGTILGGGPLHSFPYG; encoded by the coding sequence ATGGTCGATGTCAGAGAGCTTGCTGAGAGGGCAATGGCATATAAAGAGAAGGGGCTCAGTGAAAGAGAGATCGCCGATGAATTGCACCTTTCAATTGACACAGTTAAATATCTACTCGAGGAGGGCAGTGCAGGGCTACTTCCACCATCTGACGTTAAAATCGGATGGAGGAGTATTGGCGTTTTCGGAAATCGTATCAGTATGATGAGCGAGATCCTCGCTGATATAATTATAGAAGAACTTGATAAAAGAGAAGTTTCAGCGGACGTTGTGCTTGGCATCGCAATTAATGGAGTGTCTTTTGCAACGATTATATCCGATATGCTCGGTATGGAATTGGCAGTTTATAAGCCACCAGCTGAAAGAGGAAAAAAAGGTGGAGCTTTCAGTTCAAACTTTGCGTCCGTCGAGGGAAAGAACGTTATAATCGTCGACGACGTTATTTCAACAGGGGCAACTTTGCAAGAAGCCATCAAAGACATTCGAGAAACTGGTGGCAAGCCGATACTTGCAGTTGTCATTGTTAACAAGAGCAGCCTGAATGAAATAGACGGTGTTCCACTCAGGGGAATTATCAGGGCCCGTTCAATGGGTGGTACGATTTTGGGGGGCGGTCCACTACACTCATTTCCGTATGGCTAA
- the dapB gene encoding 4-hydroxy-tetrahydrodipicolinate reductase: MKTLIRVVVAGATGKMGTLICDLISQQQDMELYGAIVSSFGKNVGKKIQSDVIAVGDDKLDVALQGADVYVDFTTSDAAKRNLMKVPPAGVNMVIGTTGIPPEFIAKLSTSIRRHQVSAVISPNFSIGVNVFWNTCEVMARTLKDYDVEIIEFHHNQKKDAPSGTAKKAAEIISNITGISKLVTGREGITGPRGKEIGLHALRGGDVIGEHTVIFAGKRERLELTHRAHSREAFAEGVIHAIRWVWQRNDGKIHSMSEVLEL, from the coding sequence GTGAAAACATTGATTCGAGTCGTCGTAGCTGGTGCGACTGGAAAAATGGGTACCCTCATTTGTGATCTTATCTCACAACAACAAGACATGGAGCTTTATGGAGCGATTGTTTCGTCATTTGGAAAAAACGTTGGGAAGAAAATCCAAAGTGACGTAATCGCTGTTGGCGATGACAAATTAGATGTAGCCCTACAAGGCGCTGATGTATACGTAGATTTCACAACTTCAGATGCGGCTAAAAGGAATTTGATGAAGGTACCACCAGCTGGCGTGAATATGGTGATAGGGACAACTGGTATTCCCCCAGAGTTTATTGCAAAGCTTTCAACTTCTATACGGAGGCATCAAGTCTCAGCAGTGATTTCTCCGAATTTTTCGATTGGCGTTAACGTATTTTGGAATACTTGCGAAGTAATGGCTAGAACTTTGAAGGATTATGATGTAGAGATCATTGAATTTCATCATAATCAGAAGAAAGATGCACCTTCTGGAACGGCCAAAAAAGCGGCCGAAATTATTAGCAATATTACAGGCATAAGCAAACTCGTAACAGGTAGGGAAGGAATCACTGGACCAAGGGGTAAAGAAATTGGCCTTCATGCGCTCAGGGGTGGCGATGTTATTGGTGAACACACTGTTATATTCGCTGGAAAAAGAGAAAGACTAGAACTTACTCATCGGGCACATTCAAGAGAGGCTTTTGCTGAGGGCGTGATTCATGCTATCCGATGGGTATGGCAAAGAAATGACGGTAAAATCCATTCAATGAGTGAGGTGTTAGAGCTTTGA
- the pgk gene encoding phosphoglycerate kinase has product MREFNTLDDFDVRKKTVLLRVDINCPLKKDTLEIEDANRIRQVIPTLKELLDKQAKVIILAHQGRPGDWDFIPLNEHASILSNFLGKEVRYVDDLVGQQAVEAIRSLNPGEAILLKNVRELPYEQDKKSPEEHAKSELVSVLAPHVDLYVNDAFAAAHRAHCSLVGFPLVVPSAAGRLMEKELNMLKKLFENPTKPSVFVLGGSKLADIVAVVSRLISKKIATRVILVGLSGHAFLKARGVNLGACNEEILESELSEDSLVSAKKLLEEKGEYIILPHDVAIEVDGKRREILVGDLPSEYPILDIGRASIEKFIKIIQNAKTVFMSGPAGMIEKREFTLGTRELLKAMASSHAYTVIGGGHTVSVAESLKISDRLTYVSTGGGALETYMMGKPLPAVEALKLAVRRSS; this is encoded by the coding sequence ATGAGGGAATTCAATACTCTGGACGATTTCGATGTAAGAAAAAAGACCGTTCTCTTGAGGGTAGATATAAACTGCCCATTGAAGAAGGACACGCTAGAAATTGAGGATGCCAATCGAATACGGCAAGTAATCCCAACACTGAAAGAATTGCTCGATAAGCAGGCCAAAGTTATCATTCTTGCCCATCAAGGAAGACCAGGTGACTGGGATTTCATACCACTGAACGAGCACGCCTCTATTTTGAGCAATTTTCTAGGAAAGGAAGTACGGTACGTAGATGATCTCGTAGGGCAACAAGCGGTCGAGGCAATAAGATCTCTCAATCCAGGTGAAGCTATTCTCCTGAAGAACGTACGCGAATTGCCCTATGAACAGGATAAGAAATCACCGGAAGAGCACGCAAAGTCTGAACTCGTTAGCGTGCTTGCCCCGCATGTAGATTTATATGTCAATGATGCATTTGCCGCAGCTCATAGGGCTCACTGTTCGTTGGTGGGCTTTCCTCTTGTGGTACCATCGGCTGCTGGTCGGTTAATGGAAAAAGAACTGAACATGTTAAAGAAGCTTTTTGAAAATCCAACAAAGCCGTCTGTATTCGTTCTCGGCGGCTCGAAATTAGCCGACATTGTTGCGGTAGTAAGCCGTTTGATCTCTAAGAAAATTGCCACTCGTGTCATTCTTGTTGGATTATCTGGACATGCATTTCTCAAGGCAAGAGGAGTTAATCTCGGGGCATGTAATGAGGAAATCCTCGAAAGCGAGTTGAGCGAGGACAGTCTGGTCTCGGCAAAGAAACTTCTGGAGGAGAAAGGCGAATACATAATACTTCCTCACGATGTCGCAATCGAGGTTGATGGTAAACGGCGAGAGATTCTCGTAGGCGATCTTCCTTCGGAATATCCAATCCTGGATATAGGCAGAGCATCAATCGAGAAATTCATTAAGATTATTCAGAATGCGAAGACAGTTTTCATGTCAGGGCCTGCTGGGATGATTGAGAAAAGGGAATTCACGCTCGGTACAAGAGAATTACTCAAGGCAATGGCCAGCTCGCATGCATATACAGTTATTGGAGGTGGCCATACAGTCAGTGTTGCAGAGTCGTTGAAGATTTCTGACCGCCTTACATATGTAAGTACTGGCGGAGGAGCACTAGAGACTTACATGATGGGCAAGCCGCTTCCTGCGGTTGAAGCCCTCAAATTAGCTGTGAGGAGAAGCTCATAA
- a CDS encoding aminotransferase class I/II-fold pyridoxal phosphate-dependent enzyme: protein MTHEIAERLKKIPPYLFAEIEAKTSALRAKGIDIIDFGIGDPDIPTPSEIVETLIKEVKDPANHQYPTSAGEAETRRAVADWYFKRFGVDLDPEKEVVITMGSKEGLVNICRAFINPGDKVLVPSPSYPVYAQGGTLLSDGVPLRFPLLIDNNFLVDLDKLPEDAKMLFVNYPNNPTGAVATDAFLKQLAKWGRETGTIVCYDNAYSEITFDGYVAPSILKYGREFIEFGSLSKTFNMTGYRIGYAVGNESLISGLKKVKSQVDSGVPKFIQKAAICALNQYVDSKKPLSVERNCQIYLKRRDVFVRGMKSLGFDVKPPKGTFYLWIPVEENSMDFSKRLLATGVVVTPGVGFGEYGEGYVRIALTQPVERIEEAIERMREIL from the coding sequence ATGACGCATGAAATTGCAGAAAGATTGAAGAAAATTCCCCCATATCTATTCGCAGAGATTGAAGCAAAAACAAGCGCCCTGAGAGCAAAGGGCATTGATATCATTGACTTCGGAATCGGCGACCCTGATATTCCGACGCCAAGCGAAATCGTTGAAACGCTTATTAAGGAAGTAAAAGATCCCGCGAACCATCAATACCCTACGAGTGCTGGCGAGGCAGAAACGAGGAGAGCGGTTGCCGATTGGTATTTCAAGCGCTTCGGCGTGGATCTTGATCCCGAAAAGGAAGTCGTTATAACAATGGGAAGCAAAGAGGGATTAGTCAATATTTGCAGAGCATTCATAAACCCAGGCGATAAAGTTCTTGTGCCAAGTCCTTCGTACCCTGTATATGCTCAGGGAGGCACTCTACTATCTGATGGAGTTCCTTTGAGGTTTCCGTTACTAATTGATAATAATTTTCTTGTCGACTTAGATAAACTTCCAGAAGATGCGAAAATGCTCTTTGTTAATTACCCAAACAACCCCACCGGTGCTGTTGCAACCGACGCATTCTTAAAACAACTGGCTAAATGGGGCCGTGAGACGGGGACGATCGTCTGCTATGATAATGCGTATTCGGAGATCACCTTTGATGGTTACGTTGCGCCCAGCATATTGAAATATGGGAGAGAATTCATCGAATTCGGTTCTTTGTCAAAGACTTTCAACATGACTGGATATAGGATTGGATATGCCGTAGGCAACGAAAGCCTGATTTCAGGCTTAAAAAAGGTCAAATCCCAGGTCGATTCTGGTGTTCCAAAATTCATTCAGAAAGCCGCTATATGTGCACTAAATCAATATGTCGATTCTAAGAAGCCGTTGAGCGTCGAAAGAAATTGCCAGATATATCTCAAAAGGCGAGATGTGTTTGTCAGAGGAATGAAAAGCCTTGGCTTCGATGTTAAGCCGCCAAAAGGAACCTTCTATCTATGGATTCCGGTCGAAGAGAACTCGATGGACTTTTCCAAGAGACTGCTAGCTACCGGGGTTGTTGTTACGCCGGGAGTTGGATTCGGAGAATATGGTGAAGGTTATGTCCGAATAGCTCTAACCCAACCTGTGGAGAGGATTGAAGAGGCTATTGAAAGAATGCGGGAGATCTTATGA
- a CDS encoding Lrp/AsnC family transcriptional regulator, which translates to MLDHLDEKIIEILKKDSRRPFVDIANQLKVSEGTVRSRVRRLVDDGIIRSFTIKTSNKNVKAIIEIKINVNVNTSVVASEISKFEGVSEVFEVTGDEDIVAIVDVNSSPQLNDIIEKIRRFENVQSTRTRLILKDYFGGS; encoded by the coding sequence ATGTTGGATCATTTGGATGAGAAAATTATTGAAATTCTCAAGAAGGACTCAAGAAGACCTTTTGTTGATATTGCGAATCAACTAAAGGTTTCAGAGGGTACCGTACGCAGCAGGGTCAGACGGTTAGTTGATGATGGCATTATAAGAAGCTTTACAATAAAGACCAGCAACAAGAATGTGAAAGCAATCATAGAGATAAAAATCAACGTGAATGTCAACACATCAGTTGTTGCCAGCGAAATATCAAAATTTGAAGGAGTTTCAGAGGTCTTTGAAGTGACAGGAGATGAAGATATTGTTGCAATCGTTGATGTGAATTCTTCACCCCAGCTCAACGACATCATCGAAAAGATTAGACGATTCGAGAACGTTCAATCAACAAGAACGAGGCTGATCTTGAAAGATTATTTTGGAGGATCTTAG
- the lysA gene encoding diaminopimelate decarboxylase, whose product MVELREFECINGEMLIGGIPVTKLAERYGTPVYVTDELALRENFRRINKVFSRYIRTRIHYACKANTNLAILRILRQEGSYIDAVSIGEVETCLRAGFSPDRIMYTGVSVSTKELEAVASKGVLINIDSFSEMRRLAKIKKEIPISIRVNPDVGAGHHDHVVTGSRKSKFGIPKEEIVRAYTEAVDLDLIPVGLHAHIGAGVQDVEPFVKVTEVLTSIARELEDKLKINLEFIDIGGGIGIPYKPEEKPMDLELLAKEVVSKIEEGCSVKTLAVEPGRYIVADTTVLLTRIVDIKETSEKKFACVDAGFNVLIRPAFYGSYHHVVVANKLNAPGEVIYDVVGPICESGDFLAKERLLPRLEEGDLLVVYDAGAYGFAMSSQYNSRPRCREILVCNGVANVIREAETLDDLLRLQKIPSRLMV is encoded by the coding sequence GTGGTTGAATTGAGAGAATTCGAGTGCATTAATGGTGAAATGTTAATTGGTGGTATCCCGGTAACAAAGTTGGCCGAAAGGTATGGAACCCCCGTTTATGTTACTGATGAGCTCGCGCTTAGGGAGAATTTTAGGCGGATCAACAAGGTCTTCTCTCGCTATATTCGAACGCGCATTCACTATGCTTGCAAAGCTAATACAAATTTAGCAATTCTTAGGATATTAAGGCAGGAAGGAAGCTATATTGATGCCGTTTCAATAGGCGAAGTTGAAACGTGCCTGAGGGCTGGTTTCTCCCCAGATAGAATCATGTATACTGGGGTGAGTGTTTCGACTAAAGAGCTAGAGGCTGTCGCTTCAAAGGGAGTATTGATCAACATTGATTCATTTTCAGAAATGCGCAGGCTTGCGAAAATCAAGAAGGAAATTCCAATATCGATACGAGTCAACCCTGATGTTGGCGCAGGTCATCACGATCACGTTGTCACAGGAAGTAGGAAATCTAAATTTGGAATTCCCAAGGAGGAAATAGTCAGGGCATATACTGAGGCCGTAGATCTTGATCTTATCCCGGTAGGTTTGCATGCACATATTGGTGCAGGCGTTCAAGATGTCGAGCCGTTCGTGAAGGTGACGGAAGTTCTGACATCCATTGCAAGAGAACTTGAAGATAAGCTGAAAATAAATCTCGAATTTATTGATATCGGTGGCGGAATCGGTATACCCTATAAGCCCGAGGAAAAACCGATGGATTTGGAACTTCTGGCTAAGGAAGTTGTTTCGAAGATCGAAGAGGGTTGCTCGGTCAAAACTCTAGCTGTTGAGCCAGGCCGATACATCGTGGCTGACACTACAGTCTTGTTAACCAGGATTGTCGATATTAAAGAAACTTCTGAAAAGAAATTTGCATGTGTAGATGCTGGCTTCAATGTGCTCATACGACCCGCATTCTACGGCTCTTACCACCACGTAGTTGTGGCAAACAAACTCAATGCCCCAGGAGAGGTGATTTATGACGTCGTTGGCCCCATCTGTGAGTCTGGAGACTTCCTTGCAAAAGAAAGACTTCTCCCACGATTAGAAGAGGGGGATCTCCTCGTGGTCTATGACGCAGGTGCATATGGATTTGCCATGAGCTCCCAGTATAATTCTCGGCCTAGATGCCGTGAAATTCTAGTCTGCAATGGAGTTGCAAATGTCATACGCGAGGCTGAGACTCTAGACGATTTACTGAGACTTCAGAAGATACCGTCGAGGCTGATGGTTTGA
- the dapF gene encoding diaminopimelate epimerase — protein sequence MKFWKYHGIGNDFILIYDQTGRLTPTASGAARMCDRHYGIGGDGILILSPTSDADARMRIFNADGSEAEMCGNGIRCAAKHLYDHSIIKSKKMRISTLAGIKHVECLVNEGAVSEVIVDMGQAVLDCKKIPVKFDGEFIDRIIEIDGRKVKGTAVSIGNPHFVTFDDFTTEEKKTIGPLLEKHSMFPKRTNVEFATVERDEIKVEVFERGAGWTLGCGTGACATTVAAAITGRVEFDKEIKVKLPGGSLVIVVPKTLTSILMRGPAVCVYEGNFNWSDFDDA from the coding sequence TTGAAATTCTGGAAATATCACGGCATCGGAAACGATTTTATCCTCATTTATGATCAAACGGGAAGATTGACACCCACCGCTTCAGGAGCGGCAAGAATGTGCGATAGACATTATGGAATAGGCGGAGATGGAATCCTAATTCTTTCGCCAACGAGCGATGCAGATGCAAGAATGAGGATTTTTAATGCTGATGGCAGTGAGGCTGAAATGTGTGGAAATGGGATAAGGTGCGCCGCAAAACACCTCTATGATCATTCAATAATAAAAAGCAAAAAAATGCGTATATCAACGCTGGCTGGAATAAAGCATGTCGAATGCCTTGTCAATGAAGGTGCTGTTTCGGAAGTTATCGTCGACATGGGCCAGGCTGTTTTGGACTGCAAGAAAATCCCAGTAAAATTCGACGGGGAGTTTATCGACAGAATAATTGAAATCGATGGGAGAAAAGTCAAAGGCACCGCGGTCTCTATAGGAAATCCACACTTCGTCACTTTTGATGATTTTACGACAGAAGAAAAGAAGACAATTGGTCCGTTATTAGAAAAGCATTCAATGTTCCCAAAAAGAACTAATGTTGAGTTTGCCACAGTGGAAAGAGATGAGATCAAAGTGGAAGTTTTTGAGAGGGGAGCTGGATGGACTTTAGGCTGCGGAACTGGTGCATGCGCTACTACTGTAGCAGCTGCAATTACGGGACGTGTAGAATTTGATAAAGAAATCAAAGTCAAACTACCCGGCGGCTCTCTTGTTATCGTAGTTCCGAAGACGCTCACTTCAATTCTAATGCGTGGTCCCGCGGTTTGTGTGTATGAAGGTAATTTCAACTGGAGTGATTTCGATGACGCATGA
- a CDS encoding type II glyceraldehyde-3-phosphate dehydrogenase translates to MKVRVGINGYGTIGKRIAFAIAKQDDMEVVGVTKTKPSYEARLAIKEGISLYAAKHEHIEAFEKDGIKVEGTLEDLLSRVDIMVDATPGDVGALYKPIYEKAGVKAIFQGGEKHGVAGISFNSFANYHEAWGARFVRVVSCNTTGLIRTLYPIDKVFGIERVFAALIRRGADPADRKGAALNAIEPSLKLPTHHGPDVQTIMPWLNIETMAVVTPTTQMHIHCLAVDLKKKAKDEDILSVWDKVPRIKFVSGKHGIKSSAQIMELARDLNRPRGDFMEIIVWEDGIKVVNSTLYYYQAVHQESDVIPENIDCIRAMMKLERDPLKSIKKTDRSLGIGK, encoded by the coding sequence ATGAAGGTTAGAGTTGGTATCAACGGCTATGGTACGATCGGGAAGAGAATAGCATTTGCAATTGCGAAACAGGACGACATGGAAGTTGTTGGTGTTACCAAAACGAAACCAAGTTATGAAGCGCGGCTGGCAATTAAGGAAGGCATTTCTCTGTATGCGGCGAAACATGAACACATCGAAGCATTCGAAAAGGATGGTATTAAGGTTGAAGGGACGCTTGAGGACCTTCTTTCAAGGGTTGATATCATGGTGGACGCAACACCTGGAGATGTTGGCGCTCTTTACAAACCAATTTACGAAAAAGCAGGCGTGAAAGCAATATTCCAGGGCGGTGAGAAACACGGTGTTGCGGGAATATCATTCAATTCATTTGCTAATTATCATGAAGCTTGGGGTGCAAGGTTTGTGCGTGTGGTGAGTTGCAATACCACAGGTCTGATAAGGACTCTTTATCCAATCGATAAAGTATTTGGAATAGAACGAGTTTTTGCTGCCTTGATCAGGAGGGGTGCAGATCCCGCAGATCGGAAGGGTGCCGCACTTAACGCGATTGAACCAAGTCTTAAGCTTCCGACGCATCACGGTCCAGATGTTCAGACGATTATGCCTTGGTTGAACATCGAAACAATGGCAGTGGTGACCCCTACGACTCAAATGCATATTCACTGTTTAGCCGTTGATCTGAAGAAGAAGGCAAAGGACGAGGATATTTTGTCAGTTTGGGATAAAGTTCCTAGAATAAAATTTGTGAGCGGCAAACACGGCATTAAGTCCTCTGCGCAGATCATGGAACTCGCTCGAGATCTCAACAGGCCTCGGGGAGATTTCATGGAGATTATTGTTTGGGAAGATGGAATAAAGGTCGTGAATAGTACGCTTTACTACTATCAGGCCGTTCACCAGGAAAGTGATGTGATACCAGAGAATATCGATTGCATTAGGGCAATGATGAAGCTTGAAAGGGATCCACTCAAGTCGATAAAGAAAACAGATAGATCTCTTGGCATCGGTAAATGA
- a CDS encoding aspartate kinase, with translation MKVMKFGGTSVGSKDAIERVLNIIAHENAKKAIVVSAQSGVTNALFAWMKDDDQSPESLLAFLESKYIDQVAPKMSDAGSSTYSTQIKESLSKLGPYLEHYKTTKDPATGDTIASWGERLSVIMISSLLKARGIDAIPLTAEEAGIVALGVHGNGFADLNSTAANFKKTILPLMNSGKVPVITGYYGRGKNGKPVTFGRGGSDYSAAVVAYGIGADYLEIWTDVDGFMTADPRIVPSARTIREMDYGEAGELAYFGAKVLHPRTIEPVRRKKIKLIVKNTFNPEASGTLIHNLRSPATSLLRSVAIKSDLSIVKIYSSEIAYQAGIVSDLLNAIGEDGITTYAISTSLSTLAIVIPTSDVPQALKKINDLGESRMEKLMVKNNMSLICAVGDNMIDTMGVAAKIFQVVEEAQANVELISEGASDIALNFVVPSERAHEVVKLLHDRYIGG, from the coding sequence ATGAAAGTTATGAAGTTTGGAGGAACGAGTGTTGGCTCTAAAGATGCTATTGAGCGTGTATTGAACATTATCGCGCATGAAAATGCCAAGAAGGCAATCGTTGTCTCGGCGCAATCAGGGGTGACCAATGCATTATTTGCATGGATGAAAGACGATGATCAGAGTCCGGAGTCGCTCCTCGCATTTCTAGAATCGAAATACATCGATCAAGTAGCACCAAAAATGAGTGACGCTGGATCCAGTACCTACTCAACACAGATAAAGGAATCGCTTTCGAAATTGGGACCATATCTGGAACATTATAAGACTACAAAGGATCCGGCTACAGGGGATACCATTGCAAGCTGGGGCGAGCGGTTATCGGTCATCATGATTTCATCTCTACTAAAGGCACGCGGAATCGATGCGATACCGCTGACTGCTGAAGAGGCTGGTATAGTGGCCTTGGGCGTCCACGGAAATGGTTTTGCAGATCTGAATTCAACTGCAGCGAATTTCAAGAAGACAATACTTCCATTGATGAATTCTGGTAAAGTTCCAGTCATTACGGGCTATTACGGACGTGGAAAGAACGGAAAACCAGTTACATTCGGTCGTGGTGGCTCAGATTACTCAGCAGCCGTAGTTGCATATGGGATTGGAGCAGACTACTTGGAAATCTGGACCGATGTCGATGGATTCATGACAGCAGATCCACGAATTGTTCCTTCGGCAAGGACGATAAGGGAAATGGATTATGGAGAAGCTGGCGAACTTGCATATTTTGGTGCAAAAGTGCTTCATCCGAGAACAATTGAACCAGTTCGCCGGAAGAAAATCAAATTGATTGTAAAAAATACCTTCAATCCCGAAGCTAGCGGGACGCTCATTCATAATCTCCGTTCCCCAGCAACGAGTCTTCTGAGGAGTGTTGCGATCAAATCAGATCTCTCGATCGTTAAGATCTATTCATCAGAAATCGCCTATCAGGCTGGAATTGTATCAGATCTTCTCAATGCCATCGGCGAAGATGGCATTACAACCTATGCAATTTCAACATCCCTTTCAACCCTTGCAATAGTGATTCCGACATCAGATGTTCCGCAAGCTCTGAAGAAAATCAATGACCTTGGTGAGTCGAGAATGGAAAAACTGATGGTAAAGAACAATATGTCTCTGATTTGCGCAGTAGGTGATAACATGATCGATACAATGGGTGTGGCAGCTAAAATATTCCAAGTCGTTGAAGAAGCACAGGCAAATGTCGAGCTGATCTCTGAAGGTGCCTCGGACATAGCCTTGAATTTTGTTGTTCCGAGTGAGAGAGCTCATGAGGTAGTCAAACTTCTTCACGATCGATACATAGGTGGTTGA
- the gap gene encoding type I glyceraldehyde-3-phosphate dehydrogenase: MPLRVAINGFGRIGRSFFRCAIERPNYVDDFEIVAINDLAAPRILSHLLKYDSVHGKLHAKIELEGSLLKVNDRTVKFLSEKDPSRLPWQKEEVDVVIEATGFFVDRRASKHHLEAGAKKVLITAPAVNPDITVVLGVNLEKYDKVKHNIISMASCTTNSVALPAKVLNDNFGIICGLMTTVHAYTTDQRLLDFPHTDLRRARSAPMSIIPTTTGAARAVSEVLPELEGRLDGLALRVPVPNGSISDLTVWLMENVEKTEVNEVLKKAAEGSMRGLLGYSEDPIVSVDIVGDPRSSIIDAQSTMVSKEKGNLVKVLCWYDNEWGYSNRLIDFLSYIL, translated from the coding sequence ATGCCCCTAAGAGTAGCTATAAACGGATTTGGCAGGATTGGCCGCTCCTTTTTCAGGTGCGCTATTGAAAGACCAAACTATGTGGATGATTTTGAAATTGTGGCAATCAATGATCTTGCAGCTCCTCGAATACTTTCTCATCTGTTGAAATATGATAGTGTGCACGGAAAACTTCATGCAAAAATAGAATTGGAAGGAAGCCTTTTGAAAGTCAACGATAGAACGGTTAAATTTCTATCTGAAAAGGACCCTTCTCGTCTGCCTTGGCAAAAAGAAGAGGTCGACGTCGTTATTGAAGCAACTGGATTTTTTGTTGATAGAAGAGCAAGTAAGCATCATCTCGAGGCTGGAGCGAAGAAAGTTCTAATAACAGCACCGGCTGTCAATCCTGACATCACTGTAGTTTTGGGTGTGAATCTGGAGAAATATGATAAGGTGAAGCACAATATTATCTCAATGGCTTCGTGTACGACGAACAGCGTAGCGTTGCCTGCAAAAGTCCTCAATGACAATTTTGGCATAATTTGCGGTCTCATGACAACGGTTCATGCATATACCACTGATCAAAGACTACTGGACTTCCCTCATACTGATCTGAGGAGGGCCAGGTCTGCCCCTATGTCTATTATTCCAACAACGACTGGTGCGGCAAGAGCGGTATCTGAAGTTCTTCCAGAACTCGAAGGTAGGCTCGATGGTTTAGCCCTCCGAGTTCCTGTTCCAAACGGATCAATTTCTGATTTAACTGTTTGGCTTATGGAGAATGTTGAAAAGACTGAAGTAAACGAAGTTCTCAAAAAAGCAGCGGAAGGTTCTATGAGGGGTTTGCTTGGTTATTCGGAAGATCCAATAGTGTCAGTTGATATAGTGGGCGACCCACGATCCTCCATCATCGATGCGCAAAGTACCATGGTTTCAAAGGAAAAAGGTAATTTAGTCAAGGTGCTATGCTGGTACGATAATGAATGGGGATATTCAAATCGATTGATCGACTTCCTTTCATACATCCTTTGA